Proteins co-encoded in one Neodiprion lecontei isolate iyNeoLeco1 chromosome 3, iyNeoLeco1.1, whole genome shotgun sequence genomic window:
- the LOC107225945 gene encoding focal adhesion kinase 1 isoform X7, with product MMVERVEGHLFMYRRPVYRVFQYLETSDHEGMSTGGDGGGVGVQTGVGGGGRGTPPHGSPTPMDKATLKVHLPNGGFNVVKFGDAIDVRGIISLVTSRLAVSTRQYRHLYAMRLHHPGSGESYWLHQDTTMYQVQEKYERKHPHSEWRYELRVRYLPQNLNDLYEKDKVTFYYYYDQVRNDYLSANHATLDQDVAVQLCCLEIRYFFKDMPQIALDKKSNLEYLEREVGLHKFLPRTVLNGMKPKALRKLIQQHFKKVAALSELECMFKFFELLRSYYRFDQERFICALGSSWSIPVELVIGPDLGISYMAHRGGTVPSRIAEFSQIQSIQTLVSDCKEHAKACIKLRVAGAAETLSITCSSLDQAESLADLIDGYCRLTTGSNTSLWNRKAASWKNYPCPCKDAHPPKYRHDATDSPEKNSGKTGTILSEDYAEIVDEEGDYSTPATRDYEIVRNQVELGEIIGEGQFGNVHKGSYRGRDGQLVAVAVKTCKVDADLATAEKFLEEAYIMQQFEHPHIIRLIGVCSEAPIWLVMELARLGEMRAYLQSNKHRLDVATLLLYTFQLSTALSYLESKKFVHRDIAARNVLVSSNTCVKLADFGLSRWVEDQSYYTASKCKLPIKWMAPESINFRRFTTSSDVWMFGVCMWEILMLGVKPFQGVRNNEVIRKLENGERLELPKHCPPRLYSLMSQCWSYEPSKRPTFKDIRENLHEILREEKHQQQETMRRENRRVQAMSWGADEAPPPKPSRQPQNSSESGSGMSSVAPVSTYIVAQSPEVLAQLLKDNQSRGRNTQSQVFDGAIEHFGHSVDDEQKLLEQRLLEQQRQSEEDSRWLAREEKRLSIATSGDESGSPLGPRSVTQSPSNEATPVNTGSLGLDKGSDKVIIVKKMEPTPTADLDRTNDKVYDCTTSVVRAVMSLSQGVQQSKAEQYLELVRKVGVELRALLTSVDSLMEILPACAHREVEMAHKVLSKDMAELVSAMKLAQSYSATTLDAEYRKGMLSAAHILAMDAKNLLDVIDSIRIRYPYVNEQICQRVEGSSEPELSVENKVHSSQSGEILRRSQSTERHGSMFRQSQSGDVLHRMGQSVERTPQDSQSDVSCNSTIERRHHMVTNSLERNSTARRQMATNSLERKRPSLSCNMGIPGNLANLPPLVPVSCSIVQSATPVIHPSHVGGTAVANQSSSMFAVHNETYNETSNETLPNDS from the exons GGGGTTTCAATGTCGTCAAATTTGGTGATGCAATTGACGTTAGGGGGATCATTTCTCTCGTGACGAGCCGGCTGGCGGTAAGCACCAGGCAATATCGTCACCTCTACGCCATGAGGTTACACCATCCAGGATCTGGGGAGAGCTACTGGCTTCATCAGGACACAACCATGTACCAG GttcaagaaaaatacgaaCGGAAGCATCCTCATAGCGAGTGGAGGTACGAATTAAGGGTCCGATATCTACCGCAGAACCTTAACGATCTCTACGAAAAGGACAAAGTTACGTTTTACTACTATTATGATCAG GTGAGGAACGACTACCTGAGCGCAAATCACGCCACCCTGGACCAAGATGTTGCCGTACAATTGTGCTGTCTTGAGATTCGGTACTTCTTCAAAGACATGCCGCAAATTGCGCTGGACAAGAAAAGCAACTTggaatatttggaaagagaG GTCGGACTCCACAAGTTTCTGCCCCGAACCGTTTTGAATGGCATGAAACCGAAGGCACTCCGCAAGCTGATACAACAACATTTCAAAAAAGTAGCCGCCCTTTCCGAACTCGAATGTATGTTCAAATTCTTCGAACTTCTTCGATCCTACTACAGATTTGACCAGGAGAGATTCATATGCGCATTGGGG TCGAGCTGGTCGATACCAGTTGAACTCGTGATTGGACCTGACTTGGGCATTTCATACATGGCACATCGAGGTGGAACAGTG cCGTCGAGAATAGCCGAGTTCTCGCAGATCCAGTCAATTCAGACTTTGGTGTCGGATTGCAAGGAACATGCAAAGGCCTGCATCAAACTGAGAGTGGCAGGAGCTGCGGAAACCCTAAGTATCACTTGCTCGAGTTTGGATCAAGCAGAGAGTCTGGCAGACTTGATCGATGGATACTGTAGGCTAACCACTGGGAGTAACACATCTTTGTGGAATAGAAAAG CTGCATCCTGGAAAAATTATCCCTGCCCTTGTAAAG ATGCTCATCCACCAAAGTATAGGCATGACGCAACAGACAGTCCCGAGAAAAATTCCGGAAAAACAGGAACAATTCTATCTGAGGACTATGCAGAGATTGTCGACGAGGAAGGAGATTACTCAACGCCAGCTA CTCGAGACTACGAAATTGTTAGAAATCAAGTCGAGCTAGGTGAAATAATTGGAGAAGGTCAATTCGGCAACGTTCACAAAGGATCGTACAGAGGCCGAGATGGTCAACTTGTAGCCGTTGCAGTAAAAACTTGTAAAGTCGACGCAGACCTCGCAACTGCCGAAAAGTTCCTCGAAGAAGCAT atattATGCAGCAATTTGAGCATCCACACATAATACGATTAATTGGTGTCTGCTCTGAGGCTCCGATATGGTTGGTCATGGAGTTAGCACGGCTTGGAGAAATGCGCGCTTATCTTCAGTCCAATAAGCACAGGCTTGATGTAGCCACTCTTCTATTGTATACTTTCCAGTTGAGTACAGCTCTATCGTATCTTGAGAGCAAAAAATTCGTTCACAG AGACATAGCTGCAAGAAACGTTCTGGTATCATCGAACACTTGCGTAAAATTGGCTGACTTTGGTCTTAGCCGATGGGTCGAGGACCAGAGCTACTACACAGCGAGCAAGTGCAAGCTGCCAATCAAATGGATGGCACCGGAGAGCATAAACTTCCGTAGATTTACAACATCCTCGGATGTATGGATGTTTG GAGTGTGTATGTGGGAAATCCTGATGTTGGGCGTCAAGCCATTCCAAGGAGTGCGGAATAACGAGGTGATACGGAAGTTGGAAAATGGAGAAAGGCTAGAACTCCCAAAGCATTGTCCTCCAAGACTGTATTCTCTGATGTCTCAATGCTGGAGTTACGAGCCAAGCAAGAGACCAACTTTCAAAGACATACGAGAAAATTTGCA TGAAATTTTACGGGAAGAAAAGCACCAGCAACAAGAGACAATGAGGCGAGAGAATAGGAGAGTTCAAGCAATGTCTTGGG GTGCAGACGAAGCCCCACCACCCAAACCATCACGTCAACCACAAAACTCAAGCGAATCGGGAAGTGGCATGAGCTCAGTCGCTCCAGTGTCAACATACATTGTTGCCCAGAGTCCGGAGGTACTTGCCCAACTTCTCAAGGACAACCAATCTCGGGGG CGAAACACACAATCGCAGGTGTTCGATGGCGCTATCGAGCACTTTGGTCATAGTGTGGACGATGAACAGAAATTACTCGAACAAAGACTACTAGAACAGCAACGTCAGTCCGAAGAAGATAGCAGGTGGCTCGCGAGAGAAGAG AAACGACTTTCGATCGCAACTAGTGGCGATGAAAGTGGAAGTCCTCTAGGACCTCGTTCGGTGACCCAATCACCCAGTAATGAAGCTACACCCGTCAACACAGGATCCCTTGGTCTAGATAAGGGCTCTGATAAAGTTATCATCGTCAAG AAAATGGAACCGACACCGACAGCCGATTTAGATAGGACTAACGACAAAGTATATGACTGTACAACGAGTGTCGTCAGAGCTGTTATGTCTCTTTCCCAGG GTGTGCAACAAAGTAAAGCCGAACAGTATCTTGAGCTGGTAAGAAAGGTGGGCGTGGAACTACGAGCGCTCCTCACATCTGTGGATTCTCTAATGGAAATCTTACCGGCATGCGCGCATCGAGAAGTAGAAATGGCTCACAAAGTTCTGAGCAAAGATATGGCTGAACTTGTTTCCGCTATGAAATTGGCCCAGAGCTACAGTGCCACAACTTTAGATGCAGAGTATAGAAA agGCATGTTATCCGCAGCGCATATATTGGCTATGGATGCGAAAAATCTTCTGGATGTCATTGACTCCATACGAATCCGTTACCCGTATGTTAACGAACAAATTTGTCAAAGAGTGGAGGGATCTAGTGAGCCGGAATTGTCTGTAGAAAATAAAGTTCATTCCAGCCAATCTGGAGAGATACTAAGAAGGAGTCAGTCAACCGAACGGCATGGATCAATGTTTAGGCAAAGCCAAAGTGGAGACGTGTTGCACAGAATGGGCCAATCGGTGGAGAGAACACCTCAG GATAGCCAATCAGATGTTAGTTGCAATTCTACGATAGAAAGAAGACATCATATGGTGACGAACAGTTTGGAACGTAATTCGACAGCAAGAAGACAAATGGCGACTAATAGTTTGGAGAGAAAGAGGCCGTCCCTATCATGCAATATGGGGATTCCTGGCAATCTGGCCAATCTTCCGCCGTTGGTTCCGGTTTCTTGTAGCATAGTCCAGTCAGCTACACCAGTCATACATCCGAGTCATGTGGGTGGAA
- the LOC107225945 gene encoding uncharacterized protein LOC107225945 isoform X4 produces MMVERVEGHLFMYRRPVYRVFQYLETSDHEGMSTGGDGGGVGVQTGVGGGGRGTPPHGSPTPMDKATLKVHLPNGGFNVVKFGDAIDVRGIISLVTSRLAVSTRQYRHLYAMRLHHPGSGESYWLHQDTTMYQVQEKYERKHPHSEWRYELRVRYLPQNLNDLYEKDKVTFYYYYDQVRNDYLSANHATLDQDVAVQLCCLEIRYFFKDMPQIALDKKSNLEYLEREVGLHKFLPRTVLNGMKPKALRKLIQQHFKKVAALSELECMFKFFELLRSYYRFDQERFICALGSSWSIPVELVIGPDLGISYMAHRGGTVPSRIAEFSQIQSIQTLVSDCKEHAKACIKLRVAGAAETLSITCSSLDQAESLADLIDGYCRLTTGSNTSLWNRKAASWKNYPCPCKDAHPPKYRHDATDSPEKNSGKTGTILSEDYAEIVDEEGDYSTPATRDYEIVRNQVELGEIIGEGQFGNVHKGSYRGRDGQLVAVAVKTCKVDADLATAEKFLEEAYIMQQFEHPHIIRLIGVCSEAPIWLVMELARLGEMRAYLQSNKHRLDVATLLLYTFQLSTALSYLESKKFVHRDIAARNVLVSSNTCVKLADFGLSRWVEDQSYYTASKCKLPIKWMAPESINFRRFTTSSDVWMFGVCMWEILMLGVKPFQGVRNNEVIRKLENGERLELPKHCPPRLYSLMSQCWSYEPSKRPTFKDIRENLHEILREEKHQQQETMRRENRRVQAMSWGADEAPPPKPSRQPQNSSESGSGMSSVAPVSTYIVAQSPEVLAQLLKDNQSRGVCPSVYTTPASPFNTLAVQFQDEDQALTTAIATDLPFALDQTVSSETPALHHDTHSIEDMDSLDSNDTISPLMSSLSMSESSIVAQTQSPVTGRKHQIKDTQNLYSVSSKLVGSITGDLYAPVQKLVTSNPIPITSSSQPAGTCGEIYGPVVNFTQSSAIVGNLSQSPSLGGNTGEGSGNHAQTVSADTIVMGQIQYTNSAHLQTTQASSSSVNHYGNSPNQSYVGGQNAASTGAGYPRSSGLSSVSSTVPVSNTECLYGPVMKFRARATVQNQSANPMSSTPPSVSHIQNARSNLVYSPMPGQNYQPQPFYPQNYQDQEQVYSNVVQARPLSYGSRAQSGQNFQRQSSQGQYVIYSQNQQCEQQNGANPIYTVHATPTSVAQAQCFNQAYSMQSGPTHSQPFQQATPPQPSHPVQSYMSTSNHSTQQELLTTLANTEASQISHQHSDSSILQSSLSGATGVVKGHGSQVHHSTSNPITSQTNQRTQVATSVNVTQQQSLHTQLATAVPRSNPPLLATGIAKITTFVTHKSDEQLTRSINSALSSSLVSSAVSDSTISSTSSVTEESQQDQRNTQSQVFDGAIEHFGHSVDDEQKLLEQRLLEQQRQSEEDSRWLAREEKMEPTPTADLDRTNDKVYDCTTSVVRAVMSLSQGVQQSKAEQYLELVRKVGVELRALLTSVDSLMEILPACAHREVEMAHKVLSKDMAELVSAMKLAQSYSATTLDAEYRKGMLSAAHILAMDAKNLLDVIDSIRIRYPYVNEQICQRVEGSSEPELSVENKVHSSQSGEILRRSQSTERHGSMFRQSQSGDVLHRMGQSVERTPQDSQSDVSCNSTIERRHHMVTNSLERNSTARRQMATNSLERKRPSLSCNMGIPGNLANLPPLVPVSCSIVQSATPVIHPSHVGGTAVANQSSSMFAVHNETYNETSNETLPNDS; encoded by the exons GGGGTTTCAATGTCGTCAAATTTGGTGATGCAATTGACGTTAGGGGGATCATTTCTCTCGTGACGAGCCGGCTGGCGGTAAGCACCAGGCAATATCGTCACCTCTACGCCATGAGGTTACACCATCCAGGATCTGGGGAGAGCTACTGGCTTCATCAGGACACAACCATGTACCAG GttcaagaaaaatacgaaCGGAAGCATCCTCATAGCGAGTGGAGGTACGAATTAAGGGTCCGATATCTACCGCAGAACCTTAACGATCTCTACGAAAAGGACAAAGTTACGTTTTACTACTATTATGATCAG GTGAGGAACGACTACCTGAGCGCAAATCACGCCACCCTGGACCAAGATGTTGCCGTACAATTGTGCTGTCTTGAGATTCGGTACTTCTTCAAAGACATGCCGCAAATTGCGCTGGACAAGAAAAGCAACTTggaatatttggaaagagaG GTCGGACTCCACAAGTTTCTGCCCCGAACCGTTTTGAATGGCATGAAACCGAAGGCACTCCGCAAGCTGATACAACAACATTTCAAAAAAGTAGCCGCCCTTTCCGAACTCGAATGTATGTTCAAATTCTTCGAACTTCTTCGATCCTACTACAGATTTGACCAGGAGAGATTCATATGCGCATTGGGG TCGAGCTGGTCGATACCAGTTGAACTCGTGATTGGACCTGACTTGGGCATTTCATACATGGCACATCGAGGTGGAACAGTG cCGTCGAGAATAGCCGAGTTCTCGCAGATCCAGTCAATTCAGACTTTGGTGTCGGATTGCAAGGAACATGCAAAGGCCTGCATCAAACTGAGAGTGGCAGGAGCTGCGGAAACCCTAAGTATCACTTGCTCGAGTTTGGATCAAGCAGAGAGTCTGGCAGACTTGATCGATGGATACTGTAGGCTAACCACTGGGAGTAACACATCTTTGTGGAATAGAAAAG CTGCATCCTGGAAAAATTATCCCTGCCCTTGTAAAG ATGCTCATCCACCAAAGTATAGGCATGACGCAACAGACAGTCCCGAGAAAAATTCCGGAAAAACAGGAACAATTCTATCTGAGGACTATGCAGAGATTGTCGACGAGGAAGGAGATTACTCAACGCCAGCTA CTCGAGACTACGAAATTGTTAGAAATCAAGTCGAGCTAGGTGAAATAATTGGAGAAGGTCAATTCGGCAACGTTCACAAAGGATCGTACAGAGGCCGAGATGGTCAACTTGTAGCCGTTGCAGTAAAAACTTGTAAAGTCGACGCAGACCTCGCAACTGCCGAAAAGTTCCTCGAAGAAGCAT atattATGCAGCAATTTGAGCATCCACACATAATACGATTAATTGGTGTCTGCTCTGAGGCTCCGATATGGTTGGTCATGGAGTTAGCACGGCTTGGAGAAATGCGCGCTTATCTTCAGTCCAATAAGCACAGGCTTGATGTAGCCACTCTTCTATTGTATACTTTCCAGTTGAGTACAGCTCTATCGTATCTTGAGAGCAAAAAATTCGTTCACAG AGACATAGCTGCAAGAAACGTTCTGGTATCATCGAACACTTGCGTAAAATTGGCTGACTTTGGTCTTAGCCGATGGGTCGAGGACCAGAGCTACTACACAGCGAGCAAGTGCAAGCTGCCAATCAAATGGATGGCACCGGAGAGCATAAACTTCCGTAGATTTACAACATCCTCGGATGTATGGATGTTTG GAGTGTGTATGTGGGAAATCCTGATGTTGGGCGTCAAGCCATTCCAAGGAGTGCGGAATAACGAGGTGATACGGAAGTTGGAAAATGGAGAAAGGCTAGAACTCCCAAAGCATTGTCCTCCAAGACTGTATTCTCTGATGTCTCAATGCTGGAGTTACGAGCCAAGCAAGAGACCAACTTTCAAAGACATACGAGAAAATTTGCA TGAAATTTTACGGGAAGAAAAGCACCAGCAACAAGAGACAATGAGGCGAGAGAATAGGAGAGTTCAAGCAATGTCTTGGG GTGCAGACGAAGCCCCACCACCCAAACCATCACGTCAACCACAAAACTCAAGCGAATCGGGAAGTGGCATGAGCTCAGTCGCTCCAGTGTCAACATACATTGTTGCCCAGAGTCCGGAGGTACTTGCCCAACTTCTCAAGGACAACCAATCTCGGGGGGTATGTCCCTCCGTCTACACAACCCCCGCATCCCCATTTAACACACTCGCAGTGCAATTTCAAGACGAGGATCAAGCTCTAACTACCGCCATCGCTACTGACCTACCCTTCGCCCTTGACCAAACCGTATCTTCTGAAACCCCTGCCCTTCACCACGATACTCATTCGATCGAAGACATGGACTCTCTAGACAGCAATGACACAATTTCACCACTAATGTCGAGCCTTAGTATGTCCGAATCTAGTATAGTTGCACAAACCCAGTCCCCAGTTACAGGGAGAAAGCATCAAATTAAAGACACCCAAAACTTGTACTCTGTCAGCTCGAAGCTGGTGGGCAGTATTACTGGCGATTTATATGCTCCTGTGCAAAAACTCGTCACATCAAATCCCATACCAATAACTTCATCTTCGCAGCCCGCAGGTACCTGCGGTGAAATTTATGGGCCGGTTGTTAACTTTACTCAGAGTTCTGCGATCGTAGGAAACCTTAGTCAGAGTCCAAGTCTTGGTGGTAATACCGGGGAAGGTTCAGGAAATCATGCGCAGACTGTTAGTGCCGACACGATTGTTATGGGACAAATCCAATACACGAATAGCGCTCATTTGCAAACAACCCAAGCTTCATCTAGTTCAGTGAATCATTACGGTAATTCCCCGAATCAGTCATACGTTGGTGGACAGAATGCTGCTAGCACCGGTGCAGGTTACCCACGTAGTAGTGGTTTATCCAGTGTGAGTAGTACAGTTCCTGTATCAAATACTGAGTGTCTCTACGGCCCCGTTATGAAATTTCGCGCTAGAGCTACGGTTCAAAATCAAAGTGCAAATCCAATGTCCTCGACACCTCCAAGTGTATCACATATTCAAAATGCGAGAAGTAATTTAGTGTATAGCCCCATGCCAGGACAAAATTATCAACCGCAACCATTTTATCCAcaaaattatcaagatcaaGAACAAGTCTATTCTAACGTGGTTCAAGCACGACCACTTTCTTACGGGTCTCGAGCCCAGTCTGGTCAAAACTTTCAAAGACAAAGCTCCCAGGGGCAATATGTCATTTATTCGCAAAACCAGCAATGCGAGCAACAAAACGGTGCAAATCCTATTTATACGGTTCATGCCACACCTACATCTGTCGCCCAAGCTCAGTGTTTCAATCAAGCATATTCAATGCAAAGCGGTCCTACTCATAGTCAGCCTTTTCAACAGGCCACACCCCCTCAACCTTCACATCCCGTTCAGTCCTATATGAGTACTTCCAATCATTCAACTCAGCAAGAATTATTGACAACTTTAGCAAATACTGAGGCCTCACAAATTTCACATCAACATTCGGATAGCTCAATATTGCAAAGTTCACTCTCTGGGGCAACGGGCGTGGTGAAAGGTCACGGCTCTCAGGTACACCATTCTACCTCCAATCCCATAACGTCGCAAACAAATCAACGTACCCAAGTAGCGACAAGTGTTAATGTAACGCAGCAACAAAGTCTTCACACACAATTGGCGACGGCAGTACCGAGGTCAAATCCGCCCTTGTTGGCGACTGGGATAGCAAAGATAACTACGTTTGTAACTCATAAATCTGACGAACAGTTGACCCGTTCTATCAACAGTGCGTTATCTAGTTCCCTGGTGTCGTCAGCCGTTAGCGACAGCACTATTTCGTCGACCAGTTCGGTGACGGAGGAAAGCCAACAAGATCAG CGAAACACACAATCGCAGGTGTTCGATGGCGCTATCGAGCACTTTGGTCATAGTGTGGACGATGAACAGAAATTACTCGAACAAAGACTACTAGAACAGCAACGTCAGTCCGAAGAAGATAGCAGGTGGCTCGCGAGAGAAGAG AAAATGGAACCGACACCGACAGCCGATTTAGATAGGACTAACGACAAAGTATATGACTGTACAACGAGTGTCGTCAGAGCTGTTATGTCTCTTTCCCAGG GTGTGCAACAAAGTAAAGCCGAACAGTATCTTGAGCTGGTAAGAAAGGTGGGCGTGGAACTACGAGCGCTCCTCACATCTGTGGATTCTCTAATGGAAATCTTACCGGCATGCGCGCATCGAGAAGTAGAAATGGCTCACAAAGTTCTGAGCAAAGATATGGCTGAACTTGTTTCCGCTATGAAATTGGCCCAGAGCTACAGTGCCACAACTTTAGATGCAGAGTATAGAAA agGCATGTTATCCGCAGCGCATATATTGGCTATGGATGCGAAAAATCTTCTGGATGTCATTGACTCCATACGAATCCGTTACCCGTATGTTAACGAACAAATTTGTCAAAGAGTGGAGGGATCTAGTGAGCCGGAATTGTCTGTAGAAAATAAAGTTCATTCCAGCCAATCTGGAGAGATACTAAGAAGGAGTCAGTCAACCGAACGGCATGGATCAATGTTTAGGCAAAGCCAAAGTGGAGACGTGTTGCACAGAATGGGCCAATCGGTGGAGAGAACACCTCAG GATAGCCAATCAGATGTTAGTTGCAATTCTACGATAGAAAGAAGACATCATATGGTGACGAACAGTTTGGAACGTAATTCGACAGCAAGAAGACAAATGGCGACTAATAGTTTGGAGAGAAAGAGGCCGTCCCTATCATGCAATATGGGGATTCCTGGCAATCTGGCCAATCTTCCGCCGTTGGTTCCGGTTTCTTGTAGCATAGTCCAGTCAGCTACACCAGTCATACATCCGAGTCATGTGGGTGGAA